One Lacunisphaera limnophila DNA window includes the following coding sequences:
- the alr gene encoding alanine racemase, translating into MSSSAQLPRRCWVEIDLAALERNLKLIRASLPPRIKYVAVVKADAYGHGLPQVAARLMHAGADLFGVANIAEAMTIRELSTDWPVLLLSPVLPDEDRYLAEFDLAATVSSPDEVRRFDAIGRAAGRPIAVHLKIDTGMGRLGVWHPGARALYDAIIAAPGLHLAGVFTHFSSADEDPAFTAEQRRIFLATLATLPGLSDRNILIHADNSAGLETTPGESVFNAVRVGLLQFGILPHPHSLLARTRTEPVFSFHTRVGLVKTLPSGTSISYGRTQHLTRDSRIAVLTAGYGDGLARASSGQASVLISGRRCAVLGRITMDQTMVDVTDVPGEVACGDAVVLVGRQGQAEISISEFSAWADTIAWETLCSVTKRVPRHYRTALET; encoded by the coding sequence ATGAGCTCTTCCGCCCAACTGCCCCGCCGTTGCTGGGTCGAGATCGACCTCGCGGCCCTGGAGCGCAACCTCAAGCTCATCCGCGCCAGCCTGCCGCCGCGCATCAAATACGTCGCCGTGGTCAAGGCCGACGCCTACGGCCACGGCCTGCCCCAGGTCGCCGCGCGCCTCATGCATGCCGGCGCCGATCTGTTCGGGGTCGCCAACATCGCCGAGGCCATGACCATCCGCGAACTCAGCACCGACTGGCCGGTGCTGCTGCTCAGTCCCGTGCTGCCGGACGAGGACCGATACCTCGCCGAGTTCGACCTCGCCGCCACCGTCTCCTCGCCGGACGAGGTGCGTCGCTTCGACGCCATCGGCCGCGCCGCCGGCCGACCCATCGCCGTACACCTGAAGATCGACACCGGCATGGGCCGCCTCGGCGTGTGGCATCCCGGCGCCCGCGCGCTCTACGACGCCATCATCGCCGCCCCCGGCCTGCACTTGGCCGGTGTGTTCACCCACTTCTCCAGCGCCGACGAGGATCCCGCCTTTACCGCCGAACAGCGACGGATCTTCCTCGCGACCCTCGCCACGCTGCCGGGCCTATCGGACCGAAACATTCTCATCCACGCCGACAACAGCGCCGGCCTCGAGACCACCCCGGGCGAGAGCGTCTTCAATGCCGTGCGCGTCGGCCTGCTCCAGTTCGGCATCCTCCCCCACCCGCACTCGCTGCTCGCGCGCACCCGCACCGAACCCGTGTTCAGTTTCCACACCCGCGTCGGCCTGGTGAAAACCCTGCCCTCCGGCACGAGCATCAGCTACGGTCGCACCCAACACCTGACGCGCGATTCCCGCATCGCCGTGCTCACCGCCGGCTACGGCGACGGCCTCGCTCGCGCCAGCAGCGGCCAAGCCTCTGTTTTGATCAGCGGCCGGCGCTGTGCCGTGCTGGGGCGTATCACCATGGATCAGACCATGGTCGACGTCACCGACGTGCCCGGCGAGGTCGCCTGCGGCGATGCCGTCGTCCTGGTCGGTCGCCAGGGTCAGGCCGAAATTTCGATCAGCGAATTCAGTGCGTGGGCGGACACGATCGCGTGGGAAACCTTATGCTCCGTCACTAAGCGCGTGCCCCGTCATTATCGCACCGCGCTGGAGACCTGA